From one Tsukamurella tyrosinosolvens genomic stretch:
- a CDS encoding GMC family oxidoreductase gives MIRKSYKTATTALAPNEAVDYIVIGSGSAGSVVAGRLADTGATVALLEAGRNDNTRLAQVPGMISMVHTVPQLKARVAWKQYSVPQKFANDRRIPMTRGKILGGSSSINGMLFVRGNRANYDSWAAEGATGWDYEGVLPAFKRLENWEDGATDLRGTGGPIEVTRQQHLTAATRSYMQALSSALDTPVIEDYNGPSQEGVSVFQQSASGGTRFSSAHGYLRGARPNLRVHVNAHVKRVVIENGCATGVEVLDGNSVTTIRAHREVIVSGGVIGTPQILMLSGIGPGAHLREKGIDVHADLPVGQNLHDHLFVPLTFLMKDAVHKGTPAYFAKGLAQEWRSPGESFMANTVFDAAAFVRTSYAKDIPDLQIHCLPWNYPTPNQDADKLHMVDPRPGLTILPTLIYPQSRGELRLNSADPLEQPLIDPGYLSDPQDTEVLMEGIGMIREVMRHPSVAPMVSEEFTPGAAYMDDAALRRELPNRVHSVYHPVGTCRMGTDERAVVDPELKVIGVEGLRVADASIMPSITGGNTNAPSYMIGEMCARFLGA, from the coding sequence ATGATCCGCAAGTCGTACAAGACCGCGACCACCGCGCTCGCGCCGAACGAGGCCGTCGATTACATCGTCATCGGTTCCGGCAGCGCCGGCTCGGTGGTGGCCGGCCGGCTGGCCGACACCGGTGCCACCGTCGCGCTGCTCGAGGCCGGCCGCAACGACAACACCCGGCTCGCCCAGGTACCGGGGATGATCTCGATGGTGCACACGGTGCCGCAGCTCAAGGCCCGGGTCGCATGGAAGCAGTACTCGGTCCCGCAGAAGTTCGCCAACGATCGCCGGATCCCGATGACGCGCGGCAAGATCCTCGGCGGCTCGAGTTCGATCAACGGCATGCTCTTCGTGCGCGGCAACCGCGCGAACTACGACTCGTGGGCCGCCGAGGGTGCGACCGGATGGGACTACGAGGGCGTCCTCCCGGCATTCAAGCGGCTCGAGAACTGGGAGGACGGCGCGACCGACCTCCGCGGTACCGGCGGCCCCATCGAGGTCACGCGCCAGCAACACCTCACGGCGGCGACCCGGTCGTACATGCAGGCCCTCTCCTCCGCGCTGGACACACCGGTCATCGAGGACTACAACGGCCCCTCCCAGGAGGGCGTCAGCGTCTTCCAGCAGAGTGCCTCGGGCGGAACGCGGTTCAGCTCCGCGCACGGCTACCTCCGCGGCGCGCGGCCGAACCTGCGCGTGCACGTGAACGCGCACGTCAAGCGGGTCGTGATCGAGAACGGTTGCGCCACGGGCGTCGAGGTGCTCGACGGGAACTCCGTCACCACCATCCGCGCGCATCGCGAGGTCATCGTCTCCGGCGGCGTCATCGGCACCCCGCAGATCCTCATGCTGTCCGGCATCGGGCCGGGCGCCCACTTGCGGGAGAAGGGGATCGACGTCCACGCAGACCTCCCCGTGGGGCAGAACCTGCACGATCACCTCTTCGTCCCGCTGACCTTCCTGATGAAGGACGCGGTGCACAAGGGCACTCCCGCCTACTTCGCGAAGGGCCTGGCGCAGGAGTGGCGCAGTCCCGGTGAGAGTTTCATGGCGAACACGGTTTTCGACGCCGCCGCCTTCGTGCGCACGTCCTACGCGAAGGACATCCCCGACCTGCAGATCCACTGCCTGCCGTGGAACTACCCGACGCCCAACCAGGACGCCGACAAGCTGCACATGGTGGACCCCCGCCCGGGCCTGACGATCCTGCCCACGCTGATCTACCCGCAGAGCCGCGGCGAGCTGCGCCTCAATTCGGCGGATCCGTTGGAGCAGCCACTGATCGACCCCGGCTACCTCTCCGATCCGCAGGACACCGAGGTACTCATGGAGGGCATCGGCATGATCCGCGAGGTCATGCGCCACCCGTCGGTCGCACCGATGGTCAGCGAGGAGTTCACCCCCGGCGCCGCCTACATGGACGACGCCGCGCTGCGCCGCGAGCTCCCGAACCGCGTGCACTCGGTGTACCACCCGGTGGGCACCTGCCGGATGGGCACCGACGAGCGCGCCGTCGTCGACCCGGAGCTCAAGGTCATCGGCGTCGAGGGTCTGCGCGTCGCGGATGCCTCGATCATGCCGTCGATCACGGGCGGCAACACCAACGCGCCGTCGTACATGATCGGCGAGATGTGCGCGCGGTTCCTCGGCGCCTGA
- a CDS encoding acyl-CoA dehydrogenase family protein, giving the protein MRIDYAPEQQELRAELRAYFAQLMTPERREALLGPGGEYGDGEVYKEITRTLGKDGWLAIGWPEEFGGQARPMLDQLIFTDEAAVAGVPVPFLTVNTVGPAIMAGGTAEQKAELLPGIAAGETHFSIGYSEPEAGTDLAALRTRAVRDGDDFVINGQKMWTSLIEYADYIWLAARTDLEAQRHRGVSILVVPTDVEGFSWTKVHTVAGPGTSATYYQDVRVPVTSVVGDLHGGWKLITNQLNHERVALTSAAPLLDSERQVRHWAQNTKLADGTRVIDAEWVQTHLARVYAHAQYLKLRNWKIAWAADHSELGPADASATKVFGTEYATEGYRLLMEVLGSAGIVRAKSPGTLLRGRIERLHRSSLILTFGGGTNEIQRDLIAGAGLHLPVSR; this is encoded by the coding sequence ATGCGGATCGACTATGCGCCGGAACAGCAGGAGCTGCGCGCCGAGCTGCGCGCGTACTTCGCCCAGCTGATGACGCCCGAGCGCCGCGAGGCGCTCCTCGGGCCGGGCGGCGAGTACGGCGACGGGGAGGTCTACAAGGAGATCACCCGCACCCTCGGCAAGGACGGGTGGCTCGCCATCGGCTGGCCCGAGGAGTTCGGCGGCCAGGCCCGGCCCATGCTCGACCAGCTGATCTTCACCGACGAGGCCGCCGTCGCCGGCGTGCCCGTGCCGTTCCTCACGGTGAACACCGTGGGCCCCGCCATCATGGCCGGCGGCACCGCGGAGCAGAAGGCCGAGCTCCTGCCCGGCATCGCCGCCGGCGAGACCCACTTCTCCATCGGCTACTCCGAGCCGGAGGCCGGCACCGACCTCGCCGCGCTCCGCACGCGCGCGGTCCGCGACGGTGACGACTTCGTCATCAACGGCCAGAAGATGTGGACCTCGCTCATCGAGTACGCGGACTACATCTGGCTCGCGGCGCGGACCGATCTCGAGGCGCAGCGGCACCGCGGGGTCTCGATCCTCGTCGTGCCCACCGACGTCGAGGGATTCTCCTGGACGAAGGTGCACACCGTCGCCGGCCCCGGCACCTCCGCCACCTATTACCAGGACGTCCGGGTGCCGGTCACCTCGGTCGTCGGCGATCTGCACGGCGGCTGGAAGCTCATCACCAACCAGCTCAACCACGAGCGCGTCGCCCTCACCTCCGCAGCGCCCCTGCTCGATTCGGAACGGCAGGTGCGGCACTGGGCGCAGAACACGAAGCTGGCCGACGGGACGCGCGTGATCGACGCCGAATGGGTGCAGACCCACCTCGCCCGCGTCTACGCACACGCCCAGTACCTCAAGCTGCGGAACTGGAAGATCGCCTGGGCGGCCGACCACAGCGAGCTCGGCCCCGCCGACGCCTCCGCCACCAAGGTCTTCGGCACCGAGTACGCCACCGAGGGGTACCGGCTGCTGATGGAGGTGCTCGGCAGCGCGGGCATCGTCCGCGCGAAGTCGCCGGGCACGCTGCTGCGGGGCCGGATCGAGCGGCTCCACCGCAGCTCGCTGATCCTCACCTTCGGCGGCGGCACCAACGAGATCCAGCGCGACCTGATCGCGGGTGCGGGACTGCACCTGCCCGTGAGCCGCTGA
- a CDS encoding glucose 1-dehydrogenase → MARLQGKRALVTGAARGQGAAVARRFVAEGAQVLLGDVLDEQGEALAAELGDAAVYRHLDVTSEDDWAAAVAAVQDGFGGLDVLVNNAGVLFFSALEQTALADYERVIRINQFGCFLGMRAVVEPMKAAGGGSIVNTSSVEGLGGMPYLTAYTASKFAIRGMTKSAAMELGQYGIRVNSVHPGMIDTAMVADALGGNEPPTDWLKQRLPIGRQGSADEIAALVLFVASDEASYSTGAEFVADGGATATHALKL, encoded by the coding sequence ATGGCACGACTGCAGGGGAAGCGGGCGCTGGTCACGGGCGCCGCACGCGGGCAGGGCGCCGCGGTCGCGCGGCGCTTCGTCGCGGAGGGCGCGCAGGTGCTGCTCGGCGACGTCCTCGACGAGCAGGGCGAGGCGCTCGCCGCCGAGCTCGGGGACGCCGCGGTGTACCGGCACCTCGACGTGACGAGCGAGGACGACTGGGCCGCCGCGGTCGCCGCGGTGCAGGACGGTTTCGGAGGGCTCGACGTCCTCGTCAACAACGCGGGCGTGCTCTTCTTCTCGGCGCTCGAGCAGACCGCCCTCGCCGACTACGAGCGGGTGATCCGGATCAACCAGTTCGGCTGCTTCCTCGGCATGCGCGCCGTGGTCGAGCCGATGAAGGCCGCGGGCGGCGGGTCGATCGTCAACACCTCCTCCGTGGAGGGCCTGGGCGGCATGCCGTACCTGACCGCCTACACCGCCAGTAAGTTCGCCATCCGCGGGATGACCAAGTCCGCGGCGATGGAGCTGGGGCAGTACGGCATCCGCGTCAACTCGGTGCACCCGGGCATGATCGACACCGCGATGGTGGCGGATGCACTCGGCGGGAACGAGCCGCCCACCGACTGGCTCAAGCAACGCCTGCCGATCGGGCGGCAGGGCAGCGCCGACGAGATCGCGGCACTGGTGCTCTTCGTCGCGTCCGATGAGGCGAGCTACAGCACCGGCGCCGAGTTCGTGGCCGACGGCGGCGCCACCGCGACGCACGCGCTGAAGCTGTAG
- a CDS encoding acyl-CoA dehydrogenase family protein produces MDFTVPEAQTDLAALTRRIAEDWSAKNPSPGDSGFSRELWAVLARSGVLDAALPASVGGGDLGVTAHTAVLAELGRTVAPAPYLDTVLVGAETLAAYGTPEQIETWLVPVLRGEDTIAVVFGDEHTGFTATNSTDGWRLNGAQTAVSSAAFADTLLIEATTPEGPALFVLPRDAKGISITRQHVVNSSDAALVEAAAVPLPREARLAGDGAPARARRLATIGWCALQAGITERALEMTADYARTREQFGKQIGSFQAVRQRLADAYIDVEAVRLTVLEAAWRESEGLDAVAEIATAKFWAAEAGHRVAHTTVHVHGGVGIDTDHPTHRYFVAAKRAEFALGGATAHLRALGATLAGRNPA; encoded by the coding sequence ATGGACTTCACCGTTCCCGAGGCACAGACCGACCTCGCGGCCCTCACCCGGCGCATCGCCGAGGACTGGTCCGCCAAGAATCCCAGCCCCGGCGATTCAGGCTTCTCCCGCGAGCTGTGGGCCGTGCTCGCCCGGTCCGGCGTCCTCGATGCCGCGCTGCCCGCGTCGGTCGGCGGCGGCGATCTCGGCGTCACCGCGCACACCGCGGTGCTCGCCGAGCTCGGACGCACCGTCGCCCCCGCGCCGTACCTCGACACGGTCCTCGTCGGCGCCGAGACCCTCGCCGCGTACGGCACGCCCGAGCAGATCGAGACGTGGCTCGTCCCCGTCCTGCGGGGCGAGGACACCATCGCGGTCGTCTTCGGCGACGAGCACACCGGTTTCACCGCGACGAACTCCACCGACGGGTGGCGGCTCAACGGCGCCCAGACCGCGGTCTCGTCCGCCGCCTTCGCCGATACCCTGCTCATCGAGGCGACCACGCCGGAGGGACCCGCGCTGTTCGTGCTCCCCCGAGACGCCAAGGGCATCAGCATCACCCGGCAGCACGTGGTGAACAGCTCCGACGCCGCGCTCGTGGAGGCCGCCGCCGTACCGCTGCCGCGCGAAGCCCGGCTCGCGGGCGACGGCGCTCCTGCCCGCGCGCGCCGCCTCGCGACCATCGGCTGGTGCGCCCTGCAGGCCGGCATCACCGAGCGGGCCCTGGAAATGACCGCCGACTACGCCCGCACCCGCGAGCAGTTCGGCAAGCAGATCGGCAGCTTCCAGGCCGTGCGGCAGCGTCTCGCCGACGCCTACATCGATGTCGAGGCCGTCCGCCTCACCGTGCTCGAGGCGGCCTGGCGCGAGTCCGAGGGACTCGATGCAGTCGCCGAGATCGCCACCGCCAAGTTCTGGGCCGCCGAGGCCGGACACCGGGTGGCGCACACCACCGTCCACGTGCACGGCGGCGTCGGCATCGACACCGATCACCCCACCCATCGCTATTTCGTGGCGGCCAAGCGCGCGGAGTTCGCGCTCGGCGGCGCGACGGCCCATCTCCGCGCCCTCGGCGCGACCCTCGCCGGAAGGAACCCCGCATGA
- a CDS encoding nuclear transport factor 2 family protein, whose translation MPGTEAIRRVVEASPAAVAAHDKDAWTALFARDGAVHDPVGPPPQTDPAAIARFYDMFIAPNRIVFEVEHDLIVPGEGTGLMIRDLTVHTTMSTGVTLHIPMHLRYNVTDGPDGAAITGLYAHWELRGMIAALLLAGPRGLAAGTLLGPRLFRTLGARAAIGFLGGVRGVGAAGRRRAADLLHLRGLQLGKVLASGRTVTATVYDGDRRGLAVVDFTGAGEPDLALHF comes from the coding sequence ATGCCCGGCACGGAAGCGATCCGGCGGGTGGTGGAGGCGTCCCCCGCCGCGGTAGCCGCGCACGACAAGGACGCCTGGACAGCGCTGTTCGCCCGCGATGGTGCCGTCCACGACCCGGTGGGACCGCCGCCGCAGACGGACCCGGCCGCGATCGCGCGGTTCTACGACATGTTCATCGCGCCCAACCGGATCGTCTTCGAGGTGGAGCACGACCTGATCGTCCCGGGCGAGGGCACCGGCCTCATGATCCGCGACCTCACGGTGCACACGACGATGAGCACCGGCGTCACGCTGCACATCCCGATGCACCTGCGGTACAACGTGACCGACGGTCCCGACGGCGCCGCCATCACCGGCCTGTACGCGCATTGGGAGCTGCGCGGCATGATCGCGGCGCTGCTGCTCGCCGGCCCGCGTGGGCTCGCCGCAGGGACTCTTCTCGGGCCGCGGCTGTTCCGCACCCTCGGTGCCCGCGCAGCGATCGGCTTCCTCGGCGGGGTGCGCGGCGTCGGCGCCGCAGGCCGCCGCCGCGCCGCCGACCTGTTGCACCTGCGCGGCCTGCAGCTGGGGAAGGTCCTCGCCTCGGGCCGGACCGTGACGGCCACCGTCTACGACGGCGACCGCCGCGGCCTCGCCGTCGTCGACTTCACCGGCGCCGGAGAACCGGATCTGGCCCTGCACTTCTGA
- a CDS encoding 3-oxoacyl-ACP reductase produces MTQAEVANLDGKVAIVTGAGAGLGRAEALALARGGAAVVVGDVSPAAEEVVAQIRSDGGRAELVLGDSGDRETADALMAAADGLGGLHIVVNNAGFCRDKMIFSMTDEEFDSVVRVHLRGHFLLSRNASAYWRDAAKASGGEVYGRVINTSSEAFLFGSVGQPNYAAAKAGIAALTIATARGLGRYGVRANAICPRARTAMTEGVFGDAPDGAVDPLSVDHVARFVRFLAGPEAERVNGQVFVVHGGMVALMAPPSLEARFDADGGQWDEAGLASAVGGYFADRDDRMFVAAQLEG; encoded by the coding sequence ATGACGCAGGCAGAGGTGGCGAACCTGGACGGCAAGGTGGCGATCGTGACCGGTGCGGGGGCCGGCCTGGGTCGCGCCGAGGCGCTGGCGCTCGCCCGTGGCGGCGCCGCCGTGGTCGTGGGCGACGTCTCGCCGGCGGCCGAGGAGGTCGTCGCGCAGATCCGGTCCGACGGGGGCCGCGCCGAGCTCGTGCTCGGTGACTCGGGCGACCGGGAGACGGCCGACGCGCTGATGGCCGCCGCCGACGGCCTGGGCGGGCTGCACATCGTGGTCAACAACGCGGGCTTCTGCCGCGACAAGATGATCTTCTCGATGACCGATGAGGAGTTCGACTCGGTCGTGCGGGTGCACCTGCGCGGGCACTTCCTGCTCTCCCGCAATGCGTCGGCGTACTGGCGCGACGCGGCGAAGGCGTCGGGCGGCGAGGTCTACGGCCGCGTGATCAACACCTCGTCGGAGGCGTTCCTGTTCGGCTCCGTCGGGCAGCCCAACTACGCCGCCGCGAAGGCCGGCATCGCCGCGCTCACCATCGCCACCGCACGCGGCCTCGGCCGGTACGGCGTCCGCGCCAACGCCATCTGCCCCCGCGCCCGGACCGCCATGACGGAGGGCGTCTTCGGCGACGCCCCCGATGGTGCCGTCGACCCGCTGTCCGTCGACCACGTCGCGCGCTTCGTGCGGTTCCTCGCGGGGCCCGAGGCCGAACGCGTGAACGGGCAGGTCTTCGTGGTGCACGGCGGCATGGTCGCGCTGATGGCGCCGCCGAGCCTGGAGGCCCGCTTCGACGCCGACGGCGGCCAGTGGGACGAGGCCGGCCTCGCCTCCGCTGTTGGGGGCTACTTCGCGGACCGCGACGACCGCATGTTCGTCGCAGCACAGTTGGAAGGCTAG
- a CDS encoding AMP-binding protein, producing MTAPLPTVADLLRARADDPGAGLRAGDRTWSWAEHVAASAVRASVLRELLPDGAPPHVGVLADNVPEFSLLLGAAALSGAVVVGLNPTRRGEALARDAALADCGVVLTQGGHAALVDRLDLGVPVIDLDGPRWAALLGAHAGAPLPSAEVTADSLLALVFTSGTSGEPKAVRATHGKFTGAGIMLAQRFDLSGADTAYIAMPLFHSNALLAGWAVALAAGATIALAERFSASRFLGDVRRYGATYANYVGTPLSYILATEERPDDADNPLRVLYGNEGRADDIAAFSRRFGCHVQDGYGSSENGVAIARTPDTPSGALGPLPDGVAVWRPGTAIECPRAETAPDGTLLNADEAIGELVNTAGTGGFSGYYNDPAADAARADGGVYRTGDLAYVDDAGYVHFAGRTGDWMRVGGENLGVAPIERALLRHPAVADAAVYGLPDRVGDQVAAALVLAPGAELDPAELAAFLRAQPDLGPRQHPRRWRIVDELPRTPSFKVLRRALVADGIDVTAPLPGQ from the coding sequence ATGACGGCTCCGCTCCCGACGGTCGCCGACCTGCTCCGCGCCCGCGCCGACGATCCCGGTGCGGGCCTGCGGGCCGGCGACCGGACGTGGAGCTGGGCGGAGCACGTCGCGGCGTCCGCGGTCCGCGCATCCGTCCTGCGGGAGCTCCTCCCCGACGGCGCGCCGCCGCACGTCGGCGTGCTCGCCGACAACGTCCCCGAGTTCTCACTGCTGCTCGGCGCCGCGGCGCTCTCGGGGGCGGTCGTCGTGGGGCTCAATCCCACCCGCCGCGGCGAGGCCCTCGCCCGGGACGCCGCGCTCGCCGACTGCGGCGTCGTGCTCACGCAGGGCGGGCACGCGGCGCTCGTCGACCGGCTCGACCTCGGCGTACCCGTGATCGACCTCGACGGTCCGCGGTGGGCCGCGCTCCTCGGCGCACACGCGGGCGCCCCGCTCCCGAGTGCCGAGGTGACCGCGGACAGCCTGCTCGCCCTCGTCTTCACCTCCGGCACCAGCGGCGAACCGAAGGCCGTGCGGGCCACGCACGGCAAGTTCACCGGCGCGGGAATCATGCTGGCGCAGCGGTTCGACCTCAGCGGCGCCGACACCGCGTACATCGCGATGCCCCTCTTCCACTCGAACGCGCTGCTCGCGGGCTGGGCGGTGGCGCTCGCCGCCGGGGCGACGATCGCTCTCGCCGAACGCTTCTCGGCCTCACGCTTCCTCGGTGACGTGCGGCGGTACGGCGCCACCTACGCGAACTACGTGGGCACGCCCCTGTCGTACATCCTCGCCACCGAGGAACGCCCGGACGACGCCGACAATCCCCTGCGCGTCCTGTACGGCAACGAGGGCCGCGCCGACGACATCGCCGCCTTCTCCCGGCGCTTCGGCTGCCACGTCCAGGACGGCTACGGCTCGTCGGAGAACGGCGTCGCCATCGCCCGCACCCCGGACACCCCGTCCGGCGCGCTCGGGCCCCTGCCCGATGGTGTCGCCGTCTGGAGGCCCGGCACGGCGATCGAGTGCCCGCGTGCCGAGACCGCCCCGGACGGCACCCTGCTCAACGCCGACGAGGCGATCGGCGAGCTGGTGAACACCGCCGGCACCGGCGGATTCTCCGGCTACTACAACGATCCCGCCGCCGACGCCGCGCGCGCGGACGGCGGCGTCTACCGCACGGGCGACCTGGCGTACGTCGACGACGCGGGTTACGTCCACTTCGCCGGCCGCACCGGCGACTGGATGCGGGTGGGCGGGGAGAACCTGGGCGTCGCACCGATCGAGCGGGCGCTGCTGCGCCATCCCGCCGTCGCGGACGCGGCGGTCTACGGGTTGCCGGATCGCGTCGGCGATCAGGTGGCGGCGGCGCTCGTCCTCGCGCCCGGCGCGGAGCTCGACCCCGCGGAGCTCGCCGCCTTCCTGCGCGCGCAGCCGGATCTCGGCCCACGACAGCACCCGCGCCGCTGGCGGATCGTGGACGAGCTCCCGCGCACCCCGTCGTTCAAGGTGCTCCGCCG
- a CDS encoding TetR/AcrR family transcriptional regulator, which translates to MNADRSHLAGSDRILRTDARRNRERIVRAAREVFTARGIDAPLAAVARRAGVGVATLHRRFPTRDHLVAEAFGEQFGACTHALEKAIDDPDPWRGLSALVHTVFALQAGDRGFTQAFLDRHPHTAGSSKLDEAERALRALVDRCRDAGVVRRDVTAADVTLAFLANAGLVARGSVPRSASARLAGQLLRAFAVSDDSPLPPPPSLPLRPLLSETVRSAGPDPVLRRR; encoded by the coding sequence ATGAACGCCGATCGGTCTCATCTCGCCGGGAGCGATCGCATCCTGCGGACCGACGCCCGGCGCAACCGGGAGCGCATCGTGCGCGCCGCCCGCGAGGTGTTCACGGCCCGCGGCATCGACGCCCCGCTCGCCGCGGTCGCGCGGCGCGCCGGAGTCGGCGTCGCGACCCTGCACCGCAGGTTCCCCACGCGCGACCACCTCGTGGCAGAGGCCTTCGGTGAGCAGTTCGGCGCCTGTACGCACGCGCTCGAGAAGGCGATCGACGATCCCGACCCGTGGCGCGGCCTGAGCGCTCTGGTGCACACGGTCTTCGCGCTGCAGGCCGGCGATCGGGGATTCACGCAGGCCTTCCTCGATCGCCATCCCCACACCGCGGGCTCCTCGAAGCTCGACGAGGCCGAGCGCGCCCTGAGAGCGCTCGTCGACCGATGCCGCGACGCAGGAGTGGTGCGACGGGACGTCACCGCGGCCGACGTCACCCTCGCGTTCCTGGCGAACGCCGGTCTCGTGGCCCGGGGCTCCGTACCTCGGTCCGCCTCCGCGCGCTTGGCCGGGCAACTCCTGCGCGCTTTCGCCGTCTCCGACGACTCGCCGCTACCGCCGCCCCCGTCCCTTCCCCTGCGCCCGCTGCTGAGCGAGACGGTCAGAAGTGCAGGGCCAGATCCGGTTCTCCGGCGCCGGTGA